The sequence below is a genomic window from Paenibacillus sp. DCT19.
CAATTTGCTCCATCCGTGAGTCATCCAATCGTAACCGATGTACACCCGAAGTACTGTCAAAATCCACATTGCCACTTTGTTTTCTCTAAGCCATTGGTTGAAGCTGAACATATAAACCACTCCTTCATGGAATCTAGTGTGTGTTGTTTTTGTTTTTCTAAGTGATCACCTTTGATGTCTTTATTGTATAGTCCGGAGGCTGTTTTGTTTGTGATAAAAATCACAATCTAGTTCAAATTTTAAGTAAGCTTTGAGAAGTTCACAGTTAGGACACATTTGATTTCTTGTGCATCGTTTCAAATGCAGGTTTTGGGGTAAGCAATTGCTCTCAAATCAAAGACAAACCCCTGTTCATGTGATTAAATGGAAAGAAAACGTGAAATGGTGTTCTACATGAGATATTCGTCCACATCTTAGATCCCAGCCATATCGTTCAGGAGGTACATTGAATTGAAGCTCTTCCCATGGAAACGAACTGCATCCGCTACGTCCCTACTTATCCTTGCCATTAGTCTTGCTGCGTGTCAGAACAAAGAGTTAGCACAGATGCCAGAGCAGCCGAATAATGTTCCAGCACCCGTACAGGAGGAACAAGTCGTCGAAGAACCAGCGAAAGCTCTTTTTACTGCACCACTTACCGGTTTGCCTTCTAATGAAGCAATCACGAACAGACCCTTGGCTGTAATGATTAATAACGCTCCTGCCGCGAGACCCCAATCGGGTTTGAGTTCCGCAGATATTATTTTAGAGGTGCTTGCAGAGGGTGGTATTACCCGGTTCATCGCCATCTTCCAGAGTGAAGGCGGTGCTGAAACGGTAGGACCTGTGCGTAGCATCAGGCCATATCTGATTCAGCTTGGCGAGAGCTATGATGGGGTGCTTGTTCATGCAGGCGGGAGCCCAGAGGCGTATTCTATTTTGCAACGACAACAAAAACAACATATGGATGAAATATCAAACGGTGGGCCGTATTTCTGGCGTTCCTCCGATCGTAAAGCTCCGCATAATCTATACACCTCTGTGGACAAGCTCAGAGAAGGAGCCGATATCAAGGGTTACAGTCACGACAGTGTATCGCCTGTCTATACCTATAATGAAGAAGGTTCTACTTCTGACGGAGAGACAGCGAAGCAATTCGAAATTCATTATTTATTGAATAGTTACCTTGTGACGTATGATTATGACGAAGTTAGCGGACGATATATGAGATTGGTAAACGGCAAAGCCGATCAAGATATGGATAATGGTGAACAACTTGGAGCTGCCAACATTATTGTTGCGGGTGCGGATCATAAGGTGCTTGACGATGTAGGTCGATTGTCCGTCAATCTGGAGCAAGGTGGGGAAGCGATGTTATTCCAGAAGGGCAAAATGATCCGTGGACAGTGGGAGAAGAAACAAGGGGATATCATTCGGTTTGTTCAGAATGGCAGTGAAGTAGCGCTTGTGCCGGGTAAGACGTTTATCAGCATTGTGCCGAATCAGCCGAGTTTTACCGACCATGTGAAATTGAATGAGCAATAAATGAAGGCAGTGCGGATCGTGTAACAGCAACAGATGACAATGAATGGAATAATGGATGAGAAACGACATGGATCGACGAATTTAGATTCCAAATAGATGATGATGTAGGTAGTGGAATGTAGCTCTTGTGTGAAAATGAGTTTGCTGTCACATCTGATTTTTGTGCCCGTTTGTAAACGCAGTGTAAAATTAAGCCTTGAATTTGCCAGTCATACCAAATAATTAAGATTCATTTCAGATTAATGTGATAAGAATATAAAAAAGGATCACACCTTTTGTACAAACCATGAAACAAATATGATAAGATATCAAAGGTTGTCATTTCATGTTTCATCGGTTATCGGCAATTTCTCGTAAAGGGGATAGAGCTATGAAGCTTAAGAAGAAGAAGGATATATTTTTTGAAACACTGGAGAACATGGCAGATACGGTTGTTCAAGCGGCAGATTATTTCTCCCAGCATGTTTCCAACCTTCAGGATGTGACTCTTTTTGCCAATGAAATGAAGAAGTACGAGTCGAAATGTGATGATTACGTGCATACGATCATTACAGAACTCAACAAAACATTTATCACGCCGATCGAACGCGATGATATTATGGAGCTGACAACAACGCTTGATGACGTATTGGACGGAATCGAAGCAACGGCTTCCCGTTTCTATATGTACCAATTGACGGATCCAGACGAGTATATTGTTCAATTCGCTGACATTTTGCGACAATCGGCTTACGAAATTCAGAAGGCGATTCATTTGCTGTCACAGAAAAAATTGCTCGCTATCCGTGAGTACACCATTCGTTTGAATGATCTGGAAAACCAGGGCGACGAAGTACTACGCATGTGTATCAAAAATCTCTTCGCTACCGTGTCAGATCCAATTGAACTGATCAAGCGCAAAGAAATTTATGAGCGTCTTGAGACGACGACGGATGCTTGTGAACATGTAGCGAACGTGCTTGAGTCCATCATCATGCGTAATTCTTAAGGAGCCAGAGAATAATGGAAACAACGATTTGGGTATTAGGTATAGTCGTCTTCCTTGCACTGGCGTTTGACTTCATCAACGGTTTTCATGACACGGCTAATGCCATTGCCACATCGGTATCAACACGGGCACTGACGCCGCGACGTGCGATTCTGCTCGCAGCCGTGATGAACTTTGTCGGTGCAATGATGTTTACGGGTGTTGCGAAGACGATTGGGGGAGTGTGACCGACCCCACCAAGCTAGATAACGGGATTGAGGTCGTCATCGTCACCTTAATCTCGGCGATTATCTGGAATCTTGTAACCTGGTGGTTCGGCATTCCTTCTTCATCCTCTCATGCACTGATTGGAGCGTTGGCAGGAGCTGTGTTCGTTGGTGCAGGATCGGACAAAGTGAAGTGGAGTGGATTTATTGATATCGTCGGAGGTTTGTTGTTATCACCTCTGATTGCATTTGCCATAGGTTATGTGGTCATGATTATTCTCAAATACATTTTCGCCAAACGCAGTCCGCATAACGTGAACAAAGGATTCCGTACGGTACAGATCTTCACAGCGGCACTACAGGCGTTCACGCATGGTACGAATGATGCACAAAAAGCGATGGGGATTATCACCTTTGCTCTCGTTGCAGCCAAAGTACAAGACCATTTGGAGGTTCCGCTGTGGGTTAAAATCTCTGCAGCAACAGCCATGGCACTTGGTACTTCCATTGGTGGTTGGAAAATCATCAAAACGATGGGAACCAAAATCTTCAAAATCGAACCGATTAATGGTTTTGCTGCCGACTTGTCAGCAGCTTCCGTTATTTTCACTGCGACGTTACTACATCTTCCGGTAAGTACAACGCATGCAATCACATCCGCGATTCTGGGTGTTGGTTCTGCTAAACGTTTCTCTGCCGTAAAATGGGGACTAGCTGGACGGATCATTATTACATGGTTCATTACGATTCCAATTACTGCTGCATTAGCAGGTTTGCTGTACTGGATCATTTTCTAATAGAGGTTGTTCAAAAAGTCCGCTTTTGATTACGAAGGATGCGCAAGTGGCATCTCAGCTTCG
It includes:
- a CDS encoding DUF3048 domain-containing protein, with protein sequence MKLFPWKRTASATSLLILAISLAACQNKELAQMPEQPNNVPAPVQEEQVVEEPAKALFTAPLTGLPSNEAITNRPLAVMINNAPAARPQSGLSSADIILEVLAEGGITRFIAIFQSEGGAETVGPVRSIRPYLIQLGESYDGVLVHAGGSPEAYSILQRQQKQHMDEISNGGPYFWRSSDRKAPHNLYTSVDKLREGADIKGYSHDSVSPVYTYNEEGSTSDGETAKQFEIHYLLNSYLVTYDYDEVSGRYMRLVNGKADQDMDNGEQLGAANIIVAGADHKVLDDVGRLSVNLEQGGEAMLFQKGKMIRGQWEKKQGDIIRFVQNGSEVALVPGKTFISIVPNQPSFTDHVKLNEQ
- a CDS encoding DUF47 domain-containing protein, translating into MKLKKKKDIFFETLENMADTVVQAADYFSQHVSNLQDVTLFANEMKKYESKCDDYVHTIITELNKTFITPIERDDIMELTTTLDDVLDGIEATASRFYMYQLTDPDEYIVQFADILRQSAYEIQKAIHLLSQKKLLAIREYTIRLNDLENQGDEVLRMCIKNLFATVSDPIELIKRKEIYERLETTTDACEHVANVLESIIMRNS